Proteins encoded within one genomic window of Anopheles gambiae chromosome 3, idAnoGambNW_F1_1, whole genome shotgun sequence:
- the LOC1280910 gene encoding inosine-uridine preferring nucleoside hydrolase — translation MAAPRKVIIDLDVGTDDAWALWMLLQCEKTYGYEVIAITCVNGNTGVENVVENTLTVLSAMGRTDVPVYRGAHEPLVHPRGTKYDGNFHGQNGLGDIDFGIEVNRTPLQEEHAVTAIQRLLNAHKGSIDLIFIGPLTNLALAMKLRPGLLKQASHLYIMGGNRHGVGNITWSAEFNFHTDPEAAHIVLQSDCCPISIVPWETCQRHAVPLAWRMEELGADETKPMLRILNAVERKVYGQRPNWMPCDAYLVAAFIQPDCVLKAHSYTVDVELHGALTRGQMVLDHRGAGAGHVRIIDDIDEGKFKELCWKTVA, via the coding sequence ATGGCCGCACCAAGGAAGGTAATTATCGATCTGGATGTCGGTACAGACGACGCATGGGCCCTGTGGATGCTGCTGCAGTGTGAGAAGACGTACGGCTACGAGGTGATCGCCATCACGTGCGTGAACGGCAATACGGGCGTGGAGAATGTGGTGGAAAACACGCTCACCGTGCTGTCCGCGATGGGCCGTACGGATGTGCCCGTGTACCGGGGTGCCCACGAACCGCTGGTCCATCCGCGGGGAACGAAATACGACGGCAACTTCCACGGCCAGAATGGGCTCGGTGATATCGACTTCGGGATCGAGGTGAACCGCACTCCCCTGCAAGAGGAACACGCGGTCACTGCCATCCAGCGTCTGCTGAACGCGCACAAAGGAAGCATCGATTTGATCTTTATCGGTCCGCTGACGAATTTGGCACTGGCCATGAAGCTACGGCCGGGGCTGCTGAAGCAGGCGAGCCATCTCTACATCATGGGCGGCAACCGGCACGGAGTCGGCAATATCACGTGGTCGGCCGAGTTCAACTTCCACACCGATCCGGAGGCGGCCCATATTGTGCTGCAGAGCGATTGCTGCCCGATCTCGATCGTACCGTGGGAGACGTGTCAGCGGCACGCCGTTCCGCTGGCCTGGCGAATGGAGGAGCTGGGTGCGGATGAAACCAAACCGATGCTGCGGATACTGAACGCAGTGGAGCGCAAAGTGTACGGCCAGCGGCCAAACTGGATGCCGTGCGATGCGTACCTGGTGGCGGCGTTCATTCAACCGGACTGTGTGCTGAAGGCCCACAGCTATACGGTTGACGTGGAGCTGCACGGTGCGCTTACCCGCGGTCAGATGGTGCTGGATCACCGCGGTGCTGGCGCGGGCCACGTGCGCATCATCGACGATATTGATGAGGGCAAGTTTAAGGAGCTGTGCTGGAAGACGGTCGCCTGA